The Gossypium arboreum isolate Shixiya-1 chromosome 4, ASM2569848v2, whole genome shotgun sequence DNA segment catttATTAGTAAAAATATCATGAAGGTTGTCATATTGAGAGTAAGATTATATTTCGTTTTCTCTACTTgaattaaagagtaaattgattattctattaaaaattacatccatttttactgttaaaaactaaTCTATATAAGTCAGCAAGAGCAAAACATTTTCGAGTAGCATTAACTATACTTTAAAGACTTTCGGTTggtattttagaaaaaaaaaatgaaacataaaaaatgtgaaagaaaaaaatatattggAAGCACACtatatgtttaaattatatagctaaaaaaataacaaaaaatatatcCTACTGATATCCAGCCACTTAACTTACTCTTAAAATCATGCCACAAAATTAAAAATTCCTAAGGACTTGGTCTATAGACCTATTATTTAGCAAGTCTAAGGCACATTCTCAACGCTCCTCATTGCCTTAGTAATTGTAAAAGCCTAATTTATTTCTTAAAACTTTAAATCTAACTTTTGGAAGAGCCTTGGTTAACATATTTGCAATTTGATCTTCAATCTTGCAAAAAACTGACTTGGTTTCACCAATCTTCTATTCTTTTTTCAAATGATATTCATCAATCCTGTTGTACCAGGCCCTAGCAGCCTATTTAAGATTGTATAAGGTTTTGTTTGACATTTAGACTTTCTCCTCCTGTCTCTTGACTTGGAATCCCTCGAACTGCTCTTCTCTCATTTCTTCAATCCATATGTCATCCTTCTCAGCTTCTTTAAACTCAGCATACTCAAATACAACAACATTACAcctttcataaattttaaataaagatCTTGTGTCACAAACTGGAACATCATCTATGTTGTCATCAAAGTACTGAGGAGTCTCTAGCAATTGCTTCGTTGTTGGTTTCTCTTCCATTAGATTTAGAGAAAATCATTTTGCTCTCATTTTTACTTTGAATACATCTCTACCTTTTGAGTTTTTGATCAAGCACCATTTGTCTTCAAATATGACCTTGAAACTTTTCAATCAACTATCCAACACTAAGAAGATTTTGGCCAATGTTAGACACATATAGAACATCAGTTATATGTTTCAAACCTATTAACTTTCAATAGCCACTGTTCATTTTCCCTTAACTAgaataaacttaccatttctaactTTTATTTTGGAAATGATAGTTTTATCAAgttctttgagaagtgttgggtCATTGGTTATGTGATTTGTGCAGTCGCTATCGATCAACCAGGAATCACTGGAGAAACATGTCGCCACAAAAAAGGAACTCATCTTCTTGTTACTCAATAGATGCTTTTGTCTCTTCATGTTGTTGAGACTTACAGACCCGCTTTATGTGCCCAATACTGCCACATTTTTTACATTTGATATCAAGCCTCCACCAACACTTTTTTGGCCAGTGATTTGTCTTCTTACAGTGCGGACATGGTGGATATGTCTAGTTGTTTTTATTATTGTTAGTCTTATCTTTAATTTTCTTGTTTTTGCCttgtgattttttaaactttGCCCGAAAAGCACCCTCTACTGATGCTTCTTGTCTCGTCTTTCTCCTTTGTTTTGGAGCCTATAATGCGTTCATCAATTCTATCTAAGATATACTTGACAAATCTTTAAATTCTTCTAATGAAGAAATTTTAGACTCATATTTTTTAAGCAAAGTGACAAGAATTTTTTGCACTATTTGATCATCAGAAAAATCCTTACCCAACAATCTTACCTTATTTACTATGTCCTCTAGCTTGTCAGAATAGTCTTTAATGGTTTCTGTCTCCttcattttcaacatttcaaactcTCTAATCAAATTGAGCACCTGCATATTTCTTGTTCTTTCATTGCCCTGGTATTCGTTCTTAAGGTAATCCCAAATTTTTTTTGTTGACCCCAAATTCATAATTCTTGTAAATATTTTGCTTGAAACAATAGAGAAAAGACATGCTTTAGCTTTGGACTTCCTTTGTCTTCTTCTCTTTGTGAGTCTTTAGCTTATGTGTTTCTCTCAACTCACAGGTCCATTAGGATAAGAGCTCAATACCAATTGTTggtattttagaaaaaaatatgaaacacagaaaatgtgaaaggaaaaaaatattggAAGCACACTATAATCTATTATATTGGTCAGATTATATAGCTAAAAGAATAACAGAAAATATATCCTGCTGATATCCAACCACTTaacttactctttttttttttttgcaacatTCAAACTTTGCTGTTGTCAAATCTTAGCTCCTAAAATCATgccacaaaataaaaaattcctaaagacttgATCTATAGAACTATTATTGATCAGTAAGCCTAAGACAGATTCTCAACAATTTCAATAGCCTTTTCATTAGTGACAATTTATAAATCAATGCTTATGAAAGCATCAATGCCTTCCACCAGTTATGAATGAACTAAATGACAGAACAACAAACCATGTTAAggataaaatttacattctccaCATTGCTTATATATACTTACAGTAATACTCAAAGTACTTTAAACCTAAATCTTAAGGAACATATGAATACTTGACTAATGTTAACTTTAGACTTAAATACAAATTCTTTTTCACTCCACATATATTTCTATTGGTTGAGTTTTCAGGCTTAGTCGATCAATGGTTGATATGATAAGCAACAAAATATGTTAAAGAGTAACATGATCATTAAACTTGTTCAGCTGAAGGGAAAATGAGGTAAATCCTTTCATATTGCatttaaaaattgaataaacCCACATTGAATTGGCTCAATTGAACTAATAATTGCAAAGTAAGACTCGATTCCAATGTTGAGCTTCGCTCATGGAATATAACGCCTTCAGATGGAGTGGCAGAGGGATTTCCAGTTCCACCTAATGGGCAAAAGATAAAGAATCATATCAGCTAACCCCCCTAATATCACGCACCACACCTTCAGGTTCTAGTGGTTGAATATTCACAACGCAGTCCTGTGAAGGAACGCATGATTCTAATGAGCTACTCTGATTACACCCCATGATTTTTTGGCATGTTTCAAGCAAACAATGCCTGCATTTGGGGCATGATGTTTGTGATTTAAGCCATTTATCAATGCAACGAACATGAAATCCATGGTTGCATTTCGGTAGAAACCGCAGGCGCTCGTCAGCCGTAAACTCCGACAGGCATATCAGACATTCGGAGTCCAGCCCTGGCAGATTCATCTCCGCCGAGTAATTCACCACAGGGAAAGTCTTGAGTGCCTTTGTCTCGATTCCGATTTTGACTATTGCAGCAGAAGAGTTGTCAATGGACTCGGAATCCGCCCTGTTTGAGCACCTTAGTACACATCTGATTATTAAGTTTAGCCCCAACGAAAAAATTAACCCAAGAAGGATGACTGAAAGTACCATCAAAACATTTTGATCAAAACTGGAATTTTGAGTGTAAGGAGGAGGAGCTAATGATTGGTTTGATTGTGTGTAATGTAACAGTAATTTTCTGGAATGAAAGTTTGGAAGAAAATCTTGCAAGAGTTGAGATGTAGAAGAAGAAGTTGAATTTGAATACATGGTTTTGGAGTGTTTGGATGAAATTTGGTTTGAAGGGCAGTCAAAAGATGGAGATTATATATAGTGAATCCAATACATCATTGATTTTATCTCTTAGTACTTTTGGAGATACGAGCATGAAAATCCAACCAGCCTCTTCCTGTTTCCATTTTCAATTCAGGACCCCCACTAACTAAATAGATGCCCTGTATTTCATGTTAAACCATGTTGTTTCATcacaaataaaaaaaacaaaaagttagattgattaatttaaaattagATCCTTGTCCCCAAAAAGTGTGataaacttttcaatttttcatttaaaatttcataaatattatacTTTGAATTCCTaaattattacaacttaaaataatatcattttaattataaaataattaaaaaatatttataaaaatattaggatagatattattattttattaaataaatttacaatTCCACATATTTccaataatttcataaaaataaaataatttaaaacttctattatatatcaTTTTAATCTAATATACTTAATAGTTATTTTCTATTCTACTTCACTATTGTAACTACATTTGAATCCACGTACATATCTCACCGCTAATTTTAATATCATGACTACAATATTCAATCTCATCATTATAGTAATTAATCTCACCGTCATCGCTTTTTAAATTTTACCACTAGAGAGAAACATACACTCATTCAAACAAGTGGAGTGGCCAAAAACTTATTATTAAATCTTTAATTGATATTAATGTTGGATTCAATCCTTAAATGTTGTCcacttttgtttttttaattcatACAATATCTTATTATCCATGGACCATAGCTATTGTAGGCTTTCTTTAATTTCTTTCATAGCTGTTGGAGTTGTTGGTTCTTATCGGATCACATTTAGAAAAGATACCCTGATGTCCCCCCGACTTACACAAGAACAAAAATAATGTTATTGCATGAGCCAAGAAATCAAGTAGTCTATGGCATCTATTGAGTTCcacttgaaaattaaaaaagaacAAAACCTTGTCATGTGGCTCTAATTTAAAGCTACATTATCTATGAGATCTTGCACAAATCTGGGGTGCAATATTTAAGAAAGCAGTAACTTTGTTTATGATTATAAAACTAAAGATTTGTTCCTTATCCTTGTCTTTCTTCGCAACTCATACTTAAAAAGTCACTACTAAAAAAAATAGTTTAAGTTTATAATTGTTGGAAAAATTAGATTCTTGAAAGTTTTGAGGCATATTATCGATTAGTAAAGGTAGagattttaatcataaaattatgatttCATATTCTACCCCATGAGATATTTACAACGGTATACCATATGCTTAAAATAGTTGAgtggtgaatgagaaattgatgctcaaagtaaaCCACTTGTGATTTATGTTAAGAAAAATGGAAAGTTCAGTCCCACATTAGTTAGATATCAAATGTGGAATATGTTTATATCTATTTATATCtgtttatatatgtttattttgagtgGAATATGTTTGGGgtgtgttgtaggccaattttaattCATTACATCAAAACCCACTAAACCTACCACAACCCAAACAAAGTTTAAACCCATTAAAACCCGAAGCCCAAAATTTCAACCCACCTAACCACTATCCAAACCCAATTTCAATCTAACTACCCAAGCCCAACTAGCTAAATTTAGGGTTTCAAAAAGCTAAAACCCTAAAACACCTTACCCAACCGACCCGGTCATATCATCAATGCAAGTGGCCACTTGCCCCTACCTCCACCGCCCATCCCCTGCAAGgataaaaaaaaaggagaaagggcagcatagaaaatcatgtaaaataggctttaaaagcccaagccaatttcaatggaaacattcaGTAATTTTTTGCAAAAATACAAACATTCTATTTCAAAAGCAAAAATGAGAATAGCAAATTCCAGTGATACTAAAGCACAAGTATAACACTGAATCAGAGGACCAAAGATACCAAAAAATCAAAAAGCAAATACCTAAGgtgattttgtttcttttattattttatttttatttttttttgaatcaaTTGATTTgcataaatacatatattataaatacataaaaaatataaaaaaaatttaccttttggaGTTCCGGCCACCGCTCGAGCCGCGGCGGCCGATGGTCGGTCCGATGACCGGACTTGGAGAGGGGAGGAGAGAGTAGAGAGcatttttgaagttttttttttagaataaggataaaatgatttttttttgcaaaaacaTAACTTATATAGGGGTACCAAAGCAGCGTCATTTTGGCTTATGTCCCGGGCATCAAAACAGCGTCGTTTGAGCCTCAACCATGGCCGACCGGACCGACTGCTCCAACTtcgggatccgcgtgttttcattGGAGGGGCTATTTGTGCATTTAGCCCCTCTGCTTTTTTATGGTTTTGCAAttagatttattatattttaatttggccctataaTTTGTTGCGCTTTCCAATTTGGTCCTCAATGCTGCTGTGCATTTTTGTTGGAGGGGTTTATTTCGTTTTTAGTCCCTCCACTATTTGTGCGCGTTGAAATAggtcattttctcttctttttatttCAGATTTCCCCCCAAACTCTGTTTCTAATTtgattttagtcctttttgtttattttcattactttattattgaattaattacttttaacattattattattattattattattattagtatatgttttattatatatgcatatatctttaatatatatatatgtatgtatatatttatgtagtattattaatagtcatttttatttctaatatgtatatattatgtaaatattttaatactatattatgtatatatttttatatatgttatgtacatatatttttaatattatatttttaatattttatttttaatattattatgtatatattttaatatcattagttatatatttttatactattttatgtatatatttctaatactatatattgtatatttctaataccattatttat contains these protein-coding regions:
- the LOC108460081 gene encoding RING-H2 finger protein ATL78-like, producing the protein MYSNSTSSSTSQLLQDFLPNFHSRKLLLHYTQSNQSLAPPPYTQNSSFDQNVLMVLSVILLGLIFSLGLNLIIRCVLRCSNRADSESIDNSSAAIVKIGIETKALKTFPVVNYSAEMNLPGLDSECLICLSEFTADERLRFLPKCNHGFHVRCIDKWLKSQTSCPKCRHCLLETCQKIMGCNQSSSLESCVPSQDCVVNIQPLEPEGVVRDIRGVS